TGGAAAAATGGCTACATAAGGTTGATCTGGGTAAGGTTTTTCGTCTTTGGTAAGAAGCTTGAACGATACTTCCGTTTTCTTGGATAGAAGGTTTTCTAATGCATCAAGGTGTGGAATTATGTTTTTATCTATAATTTTCAGTACATCTTGAGGACGAGTTTTTTCCATATGTTCTTTAGTTGGCTTGAAATACCAACCCTCATGATGAAAAAGGTAGAGATGTTTTTCATAATCTTTAGCAAAGAATTCAATGGCATGCTCTTTGGCGATCATGAATGATAGAACTACACCATATGCTCCATGCTCAGCATCAAAAATATAGTCGCCTGATAAATCCAGATTAAAGCCTAAGCGTAGTTTTGAAACATTGGATTTGGCTGCTTCTTTGACTGTAACTTTTGTATATTGTCCCAATCCACCTGCTGAGGATGTACCTGCGGCAGCATCGGGATTGAATCCTGACTCAATTTTGCAAATAAGTAGCAGGTGGGCAATATCGCGATATGATAGTTTGTAGCGTGCGCCAATTTCAACCAATATATCGATAATTTTATCTTGTACCAAGGGCGCGGCATCCCCATGAATTCGTGAGAGGCCTGCCAAAGCGCCAGCTGGTTTTTCTATAATGGGTTTAAGATTCAAAAAAGAGAAACTTTTAATTTGCTCTTCCCTATAAGCGCGACCTTTTTTGGCTCACAAAAATTCGTAAATAGTTGGCATATATTTACCCTTCAATCAGGCATAATTGAACGTACAGATTTCAAGTGGCCGAGGCCGTCCCTAGTTGCATTACGGTATTTTTCAAATTTTTCATCTTCGATAAGTACGCCCGTAGCAGCATACATCGCAGAAGAATCTGCATAAGGAGCTGACCCTCCCCCAATTGAGTAATAAAGTATAGCTACATTGATCTTGTCGCTGTGACCGCACCCCCATTGAGTAACATATAATTCATTTATATTCCCGCCGACTTTTTGGTAGAGTCGTGCACTAAACTTACTTAGTTCAGGTAATTTTACTTTACGCACTATATTGTTGTGTGTGATCTCCAAGGTTTGAGATCTGCATTCGTTCAACGTCATGGAGTCGTTAGATTTTTTGCACATTGACACCAGTTTGTACTGTGCTTCCCCGCAAGTCATTTGTTCGGTCTAGGGTTCGAAATCTCGAGCAGAACAAGCGACATTAACCAGCGATATAACAATGAGTCCTAAAGTTGAGAATGAATGTTTTTTGATTTTCATAGTGTAGTAAAAATAATGTTGTAAAAAATTCTGAGTAAAGCCACCAGCGAACTTTTGCATATGGCTTTTTGAATTCAATGGCTGGCGCTGACTAACAACCGGAAATGGCATCATTAACCGACAGGAATTTGATCACATTAGCCCCAATGTTTGTCCATTTCTTGATGCCATACATTAATATTTTCTTGTATCCAATCGTCTTTTTCCAATAATGTCAGTTTTAAATCTTTAGATTCTGACGTTCCGACCTTAAGTGTTTTACCTTCAGTATTAGTCGTTGAATAGTGTTTGGTACCATTTGGAAGCGTTAAGACATAAGGCTGATTGGGAACTAGATTTTCACCTTCAAAAACCTGATACTGAGCAGCATAGGTATGCCTTTCAAAGGTGTTCAAGCTAAGGGTGCTGTTTGTAAACGTGGGTAGTGTAAGTGATTCACTCTTCCCCCCCGTCAACGTCTTCATTCCTGCATTAAACGCCATCGTCCCTGGCCCATGAATCTCAATATTCCCGCCTTCAATCTTGATATAAGCCCCACCCGCCGTCAGCAACACATGCTTAGGGGCGGCTACAGTCACACTCTGGGTAATGCTGGCTACGGTAATGCTTTTATCCGCCGTCAATCTGGTTTCATCTGACTGGCTCTGGCTGGTTACTTTACCACTGGCGGCATGTAGCTTGATACCGGTTTCCTGATTCGGCTTGCTGGCGTTGGTTGCTTTGCCGTAAGTAAACAGGCTGATGCCGCCTTTCACCGCATGGTGGGTATTGCCTTGGGCAGCAAAGTTAATATCCTGCCCCGCTGTAAAACTGCTGGTGTTGCCTGCGGCAAAGATTGCATTGGCAGGTGTGCTGGCAGCTACGCCTGCCGGGCTGGAGATTTGCATATGAGGTTCGCTGTAAGCGGTCACCTGCCCGGCACCACCGCTGGTGCCTTCACTGGCAACGGTTGCCGTGCTTTTAACGACCTCTATGCTGTTGAGCATTTGCGCAATAGCGGGTAGTTTATCCGGTGCAGTTTCACCCAGTAGCTTGGCGTTGTGCTTTTGCGCTGTCTCAGCCAGATTCGCTTGTAACTGCTGGCTTTGTTCAATCTGCGCCAGAGCTTCACGGGAATCTAGTTGTTGTTAATCACTCATCAAGTATCTTGTACTGATTTTGAGGTATTGGGGCAATCATAGTTATGTCGCACTCGTCATTCCATGTGCGGCCACATTTTAAATCAGCCGGGCGGTTACCTGATATTTTGAAATTATAAAAAATTGGGTTTGGCGTTCCATCACTTTGCTTATAGTTAAGCCATTGGAATTTATATGTACCTTTAGTATAAGTTAGTGAGGGGTATATTTTTTGGTAACTTGAAGATATTACATTGTCCAACCGTCGGTAATGTTTATCGTAATTATAGTAATCATATCTTTTTTCTCTAGCACCATTCTTTTTGGTTGATTGACATTCCCATCTAAAAAAAGTGAAATATTCTGTGTTGTTCAAAATATCGATTGAGCTAATGATATCGCACCCGTTGGCAGCGCCCATTGCATACATACCCGTAACATTTGGAACACCAATTTTTACACTAGTTACCATATCTTTAATTACCGCAATTTGGATTTTATGAAGGCCTATACGAAATCCTGAAAATTTCTCAATTAGTAAGTCTTCACCCATCATTGCGGATAAAAAACGCTTATCATCAGGTACTTTTTCTTGATCTCTTACCCATTGTTCGAGTTGACGTGCTTTTTCGCAATCAGTCATATCGAAATTATCATGATCGGTGCACTCAATTGGAAGTTTCTTTTTGGTGTTTGAGGTCACATCCTTTGCGTTTGCAATAAAAATGAAGCAAAGAAAAGCGCTTAATATCAAAAACGAATATTTTTTTAACATTTTTATTTTGGTTATCTATTTAATTACACTGGTTAATGAATGGTTTTGGATCAAGCCGGTCAAGAAGTTTAGTTCTGGGGTGTTCTTCTAGTCTAACTTCAAAATGCAGATGAGCACCGTTGCTAATGGTATCCATACCGTTTGCATTACCTGTGTCGCCAGTTGTCCCTATTATTGTTCCCTTGGCAATTGCAATTTCTGCGTTTTTATTCACGTTTATATTTGCATCAATGTTTTTAAGGTGCGCATAGAAAAAATATACAACTTCAGCATCGGCCTTTTTTGCTAAAACCAAATCACGTTGTTTTTTTTGTAGGTCCTGAATGTCTACAGCCAGAGTGATTGTCCTGCCATATCCTTTACCTGGCGATACATCATGACTAAATGCCACCACTTTTCCATTTGCAACAGCATATATTGGAGTTCCGGGGTCGGCTTTCAGATCGATACCTTGATGTGCCTTTTTACCACCGTTACGCACCATGCCAAATGTCGCGCTCTTAACACTGGCGAGTTTTGCAGTCCGAAGGGTGCAACTGTCAAGAGGATCGTGCCACCCTTCTGAGGCCCCGGCTTTGGTTAGAAGTGCAGGTGCTTTTGCTGCAACTTTTTCTGCGGGTTTTGGAATGATAGGGGCACCGAGCGTTTCAGCGATCTTGGCAGCGTTTTTGGGAGCCACTCCTGCAGATTTGACCATGAAATGTGCGACGTTAATCTTGGAATCAGTGTAGGTGTAAAGCCAATAAGAATAAGCCTCTACGTGGTTATCTTTAAAACGCGCAAACAGTGAAGCTGCTTGTATATTACCAACTTGTTTTGGTAGATTTTTTTTAGCTCTTTTATCGTCAAGTGTCCCTTTAATCACAGCCACCGCCCCACCAGCCCCTTCATGGTGGGCCAGATACATGACCTTGGCCAAATCTTCAGGGGCGAGTGAGGCGACATTCAAGCCACGCTTGGCGAGTTTTTCAAGGTTGATTTTGCCATAGAGTGCCGCTGTATCAATGGCGTATTCCGGTGTGAATCGCCATTTAAGTAGATTGGCAATTAGAGTGCTGCTTAATTCCTCCTTGATCTGGTTCTTGCCACTTCCCTTTACGGAATAGAGGCAATACTCACCAGACGAATCCAGTTCACCTATGATTTTGTCAAATTTTTGTTCCTGCTTGAGCCGTTGGTTCATCAGTGAACGCGGTTCTGCCATCATCTCCAGCCATGTGCTCCTCAGAAACTGGGTTAGTCCGGCTGCGTTCGTGCTTTTGTTAAAAGAGTCTGCTTCCCATGTGTCTTTCGATTTGCTGGCTTCCGCATCGATCAGCGCTGCTAGCGTATGTGGCGTAAAACCATATCGTTGCGCACTGGCAAGGATAAGTTTGCGATACTTTTCGTTACCAGGTGAGAGTAATAGATTGCCTTCGGTGAATATCGTAGCCGCAACCTGCACTGGGATGCCGCCTTCCACGCGGGTTTCTTTGTTTACACTGGTGGGTGCTGCACCAAGCGCAGCATCGGGCTTGGGTGTAGCACCTTTGGGTTTGATATGTACGCCGTTATTGGCGCGCACTATTTCGTGTTTGATCGATGTTTTAGTTTGTCTCTGTGCGCCTGGTTTTGCGTAATAAGCCCCCTTAAGCACTACCTCGCGCGAAGTTAGTGTCAACAGTTTGCGCCCCAGTGGAAGCGTTTTGTGTTCGGCAATCAAAATGTACTTGCCATCAATACCTCGAAATTGGACTTTTAACCCTTGGGCATGATCGTTGATGTGGATGTTGGACACAACACCATTAGAGTTGGCAGTAACTTCATGGAGGTCTCCATCATATTCAAGCTTTAGGTGTGCGTTCTTGATGGGTTTGAAAGTAAGATCTAGGATGTTAATGTCCAAGGTTGTATCGTGCAGCGCAGTGGTGGCTGGTAGGGTGATAGTCTGCCCGATGCGCAATGTGTGCAGCGCCTTTCCATGCAAGTTGTTTATCTTGGCCAAATGATTGATATCCACACCCGTTTTATGACTTATTCCCCAAAGGGTATCGCCAGATTTTACAGTGTAAATAGGCTGTTGAATCATATTAATGCTCCCCCAAGATCCTGTTCTTCGTCGCGGCCATCTTCTGCACTTTCACCTGGAAACCCATTCATATTCTGGCTGTACTCGTCAGATAGATCCAAATCGGTAAAGGAAAAACTCCATTCGGTATACCCAGCTATGGCAGTATATTGTTGTGCCCCAGTTCGCTCAACAACAGGTGATGCTGCATCAGGGCCGACAGTTCCATTCAGCATCACGGATTTATCTTCGGGTTTGAACAGTCTAATAGAAGCGCCTTCCAATGTGATACCCTCCAAAGAAGTAATCATGAGTTGCTTAGCGTACTGGAAATTTTGACCTTTAGGCAATTCAGGCAAAGAAGGGCTGCTACTCTTTCCCCCCGTCAACGTCTTCATTCCTGCATTAAACGCTATCGTCCCTGGCCCATGAATCTCAATATTCCCGCCTTCAATCTTGATATAAGCCCCACCCGCCGTCAGCAACACATGTTTAGGGGCAGCCACAGTCACACTCTGGGTCATACTGGCTACGGTAATGCTTTTATCCGCCGTCAGTCTGGTTTCATCTGACTGGCTCTGGCTGGTTACTTTACCGCTGGCGGCATGTAACTTGATGCCGGTTTCCTGATTCGGCTTGCTGGTGTTGGTCGCTTTGCCATAAGTAAACAGGCTGATGCCGCCTTTCACCGCGTGGTGGGTATTGCCCTGGGCGGCAAAGTTAATATCCTGCCCCGCTGTAATACTGCTGGTGTTACCTGCTGCAAATATTGCATTGGCAGGTGTGCTGGCAGCAATGCCTGAAGGGCTGGAGAATTGCATATGAGGTTCGCTGTAAGCGGTCACCTGCCCGGCACCACCGCTGGTGCCGTCACTAGCACCAGCGGTGGTGCTAGTGACGACTTCTATGCTGTTGAGCATTTGCGCAATAGCGGGTAGTTTGTCCGGCGCAGGTTCACCCAGTAGCTTGGCGTTGTGCTTTTGCGCTGTGTCAGCCAAGTTAGCTTGCAACTGCTGGCTTTGTTCGATCTGCGCCAGAGCTTCTCTGGAATCCAGTTGGGTACTGCTGGCGTTAGGGCGGGCATGGGTACTTAGCAATAAGCCTTGTCCAGCACGCAGAGCGGCACTGTGCCGGGTTTTGAGTTCTGCACCAAAACCCGCAGGATTCAGCCGCTGGTTATCCGACTGGTGGCGCAAATGACCCAGGTTCAATTCTGCGGTGCCCTGATGCGGGCTGGCATGATTTTGCAGTACGGTTCTGCTTTGGCCTGGGCTGTCATCGAATACCAGCTGGTTATAAGCCCCTCCACCAGACTGACTGGCGTTCATGGATTGGGTTTTAATGCCGGAAAGGGCAGCAGGGTGGGCATGGCCTGCCTGTTCACCGGGGAACCAGGCAGAAGCATTGCCGGTAGCCACGCCTGTGCCCTGGCTGAATTGATTAGATTGGGCGTCTGCTTGCCCCTTGCCATTGTAAAGACTGCCGATGACGACTGGGCGGTCGATATCGCCTTCCACGAAATCCACCAATACTTCCTGCCCCACGCGGGGAAGGGCATGGCTGCCCCAATTTGTTCCTGCTATAGGCGCTAAAGGAGTGGCAACACGTACCCAGGTACCTGCCTGCTCATTGGCTGGTGCACCAGTATGGCCGTCAGTGCTAGGATGGCTTAAGCGACTGTGGCTGTTCTGACCGCGCTGCCAGTGAAACTGCACTTTAATGCGATGATCGCGATCAGTGTGGATTGGACCGCCGCTGCCTACAACTATGG
This genomic interval from Sulfurirhabdus autotrophica contains the following:
- a CDS encoding lysozyme family protein, producing the protein MNLKPIIEKPAGALAGLSRIHGDAAPLVQDKIIDILVEIGARYKLSYRDIAHLLLICKIESGFNPDAAAGTSSAGGLGQYTKVTVKEAAKSNVSKLRLGFNLDLSGDYIFDAEHGAYGVVLSFMIAKEHAIEFFAKDYEKHLYLFHHEGWYFKPTKEHMEKTRPQDVLKIIDKNIIPHLDALENLLSKKTEVSFKLLTKDEKPYPDQPYVAIFPSSSPSKHKPGIVQGNTKKDAEFIFGKTDSEGKTQVLKTNGLAEILFIILNKDYKKLPDYKASSASLIRHRG
- a CDS encoding DUF2345 domain-containing protein, whose product is MLNSIEVVKSTATVASEGTSGGAGQVTAYSEPHMQISSPAGVAASTPANAIFAAGNTSSFTAGQDINFAAQGNTHHAVKGGISLFTYGKATNASKPNQETGIKLHAASGKVTSQSQSDETRLTADKSITVASITQSVTVAAPKHVLLTAGGAYIKIEGGNIEIHGPGTMAFNAGMKTLTGGKSESLTLPTFTNSTLSLNTFERHTYAAQYQVFEGENLVPNQPYVLTLPNGTKHYSTTNTEGKTLKVGTSESKDLKLTLLEKDDWIQENINVWHQEMDKHWG
- a CDS encoding peptidoglycan DD-metalloendopeptidase family protein: MIQQPIYTVKSGDTLWGISHKTGVDINHLAKINNLHGKALHTLRIGQTITLPATTALHDTTLDINILDLTFKPIKNAHLKLEYDGDLHEVTANSNGVVSNIHINDHAQGLKVQFRGIDGKYILIAEHKTLPLGRKLLTLTSREVVLKGAYYAKPGAQRQTKTSIKHEIVRANNGVHIKPKGATPKPDAALGAAPTSVNKETRVEGGIPVQVAATIFTEGNLLLSPGNEKYRKLILASAQRYGFTPHTLAALIDAEASKSKDTWEADSFNKSTNAAGLTQFLRSTWLEMMAEPRSLMNQRLKQEQKFDKIIGELDSSGEYCLYSVKGSGKNQIKEELSSTLIANLLKWRFTPEYAIDTAALYGKINLEKLAKRGLNVASLAPEDLAKVMYLAHHEGAGGAVAVIKGTLDDKRAKKNLPKQVGNIQAASLFARFKDNHVEAYSYWLYTYTDSKINVAHFMVKSAGVAPKNAAKIAETLGAPIIPKPAEKVAAKAPALLTKAGASEGWHDPLDSCTLRTAKLASVKSATFGMVRNGGKKAHQGIDLKADPGTPIYAVANGKVVAFSHDVSPGKGYGRTITLAVDIQDLQKKQRDLVLAKKADAEVVYFFYAHLKNIDANINVNKNAEIAIAKGTIIGTTGDTGNANGMDTISNGAHLHFEVRLEEHPRTKLLDRLDPKPFINQCN
- a CDS encoding type VI secretion system Vgr family protein, which encodes MTDALQAAANLLSTLLSRWTQTDRLLHLHTVLDTTHGPNVLLAEQLRCVEGIGILDDDVTNLEEASTSHGFKFELTALSQDSHLELKALIGQPVLLEMLTSASRTNLRPFHGYITRVECVGSNGGVARYKLIIEPWIAFLSFRRDSTTYQDMTVFDIIESVFKDYEGQGKLIPAWRLDIADRTLYPKRSLTTQYQESDLAFIERLMNEEGLFYWFEHEGNAQSTSLGAHTMVIADHNEAFKPNAQSVINFTQPGAVMKSDSIDRWRSERRWQTNAIELVSWDYRSVDTRPVAAHSSTENSTDSMPLVSQDAPGVYSYENREQGQRIANNQLQALEAHNKLFTGAGTVRTLSPGTTFSLQGHAELDQEIDSAARTFVILRIVHLAHNNLSAELQSQIELALGLSELNKVNQDVTALDNLHATGNAMGERPLYRNRMDVIHSSIPYRSLYSDDQGRMLHPKPTVFGQQTAIVVGSGGPIHTDRDHRIKVQFHWQRGQNSHSRLSHPSTDGHTGAPANEQAGTWVRVATPLAPIAGTNWGSHALPRVGQEVLVDFVEGDIDRPVVIGSLYNGKGQADAQSNQFSQGTGVATGNASAWFPGEQAGHAHPAALSGIKTQSMNASQSGGGAYNQLVFDDSPGQSRTVLQNHASPHQGTAELNLGHLRHQSDNQRLNPAGFGAELKTRHSAALRAGQGLLLSTHARPNASSTQLDSREALAQIEQSQQLQANLADTAQKHNAKLLGEPAPDKLPAIAQMLNSIEVVTSTTAGASDGTSGGAGQVTAYSEPHMQFSSPSGIAASTPANAIFAAGNTSSITAGQDINFAAQGNTHHAVKGGISLFTYGKATNTSKPNQETGIKLHAASGKVTSQSQSDETRLTADKSITVASMTQSVTVAAPKHVLLTAGGAYIKIEGGNIEIHGPGTIAFNAGMKTLTGGKSSSPSLPELPKGQNFQYAKQLMITSLEGITLEGASIRLFKPEDKSVMLNGTVGPDAASPVVERTGAQQYTAIAGYTEWSFSFTDLDLSDEYSQNMNGFPGESAEDGRDEEQDLGGALI